In Topomyia yanbarensis strain Yona2022 chromosome 2, ASM3024719v1, whole genome shotgun sequence, one DNA window encodes the following:
- the LOC131682022 gene encoding protein hook isoform X2, giving the protein MESDKMEIYESLIRWLGVLQLIAPHGNVQQLSDGVALAQALNQIAPEIFSEGWLSKIKVEVANNWRLKVSNLKKIIDGVYVYYQDILSLNLSEELRPDAMKIAEKCDGFELGRLLQLILGCAVNCLEKQKYITQIMELEESLQQNIMAALQDIEYVWQGASPSRNSINALSLDVKTLQEDRDSLAQKCHETNKKMLILIEEKSALQQELNRMQVLIERYENPNIIGDDGASLGPIQLGSARYNDLRKLADNLRDELLQAETARDDLKMKSAMQEKEIAEQQSKIDELHSATAEIAQLKDEIDILKEANDKLKICETQLQTYKKKLEDYNDLKKQIKMLEERSAEYLKQNLGYEEEAKKYAGLKGQVELYKKEIQDLHAKLDSEMSKTLRIEFDFNQLQAKWSAVQREKENLLSERDVLRETCDELKCGHATEDPESGNTMSKELHSSDVRDRIERLEKENKALREGQGGQTALAQLLDDANQRNEKLRDQLKAANQRVLLLSHNHSGDIGVKSELDIQLKQALELNEQRSSQIDEAQSQMTQLHTKIASLEAALATKEQELQTADTRYKKCVEKAKEVIKTLDPRAVNGKII; this is encoded by the exons ATGGAAAGTGACAAAATGGAAATTTACGAATCGCTGATACGCTGGCTAGGAGTACTGCAACTTATAGCTCCTCACGGAAACGTCCAGCAACTGAGTGATGGCGTAGCACTAGCGCAAGCACTGAATCAGATTGCTCCGGAAATATTTAGCGAGGGTTGGTTAAGCAAAATCAAAGTGGAAGTTGCCAACAACTGGAGGTTAAAAGTGAGCAATCTGAAGAAAATAATAGACGGTGTGTACGTGTACTATCAGGACATTTTAAGCTTGAACCTTTCGGAGGAACTTCGGCCAGATGCGATGAAAATTGCGGAAAAATGTGATGGCTTCGAATTGGGTAGACTATTGCAGCTTATTCTGGGATGTGCGGTCAACTGCTTGGAGAAACAAAAGTATATTACCCAGATAATGGAATTGGAGGAATCACTGCAACAGAACATTATGGCAGCTTTGCAGGATATTGAGTATGTTTGGCAGGGAGCGTCGCCGTCACGAAATTCCATAAATGCTCTCAGCTTGGACGTTAAGACACTTCAGGAAGATCGTGACAGTTTGGCCCAAAAGTGCCACGAGacgaacaagaaaatgttaATTTTGATCGAAGAGAAATCGGCTCTTCAGCAAGAACTCAACAGAATGCAAGTTCTGATTGAACGGTACGAAAATCCCAACATCATTGGAGATGATGGTGCCTCATTGGGGCCGATTCAGCTTGGATCGGCTCGATACAACGATCTGCGAAAGTTGGCCGATAATTTAAGGGATGAGTTGCTGCAAGCTGAGACAGCGCGGGATGATTTGAAGATGAAATCCGCGATGCAGGAGAAAGAAATTGCTGAGCAGCAATCGAAGATTGACGAGTTGCAT TCTGCCACAGCGGAGATCGCACAACTCAAAGACGAAATTGATATTCTGAAAGAGGCCAACGACAAGCTTAAAATATGCGAAACCCAGTTGCAAACATACAAGAAGAAGCTGGAAGACTACAACGATCttaaaaagcaaattaaaatgCTTGAAGAACGGAGCGCTGAGTATCTTAAACAAAATCTGGGTTACGAAGAAGAAGCTAAAAAGTATGCCGGTCTAAAAGGTCAGGTAGAACTATACAAAAAAGAAATCCAAGATTTACACGCAAAGCTAGACTCCGAGATGAGTAAGACACTTCGGATCGAATTCGACTTCAATCAGTTGCAGGCCAAGTGGTCTGCAGTGCAGCGTGAAAAAGAGAATTTACTCAGCGAGAGGGATGTCCTGCGAGAGACTTGTGATGAGCTAAAATGTGGTCATGCGACGGAGGACCCGGAGAGCGGTAATACCATGTCGAAAGAATTGCATTCCAGTGACGTTCGGGATCGAATCGAGCGGCTGGAAAAGGAAAACAAAGCTCTAAGGGAGGGACAAGGCGGACAAACGGCATTGGCA CAACTTCTGGATGACGCGAACCAGCGCAACGAGAAGTTACGCGATCAGTTGAAGGCTGCCAACCAGCGTGTTTTACTACTAAGTCATAATCACAGCGGCGATATTGGCGTCAAGAGCGAATTGGACATTCAGTTGAAACAAGCACTGGAACTTAACGAGCAACGTTCATCTCAAATAGACGAAGCACAATCGCAAATGACCCAGTTGCACACGAAAATTGCTAGTCTGGAAGCGGCTTTGGCAACGAAAGAACAGGAACTGCAGACAGCTGATACGCGCTATAAAAAATGCGTGGAAAAGGCGAAAGAGGTTATAAAGACCCTCGATCCACGAGCTGTCAATGGTAAGATTATTTAG
- the LOC131682024 gene encoding uncharacterized protein C1orf50 homolog isoform X3 encodes MKRMSSTEEYQEAMAKVTLVERNPSPNGAQIVSLYRSGRREADDIVELAREIQAADIQVNNNACSKLLVIAEQVKFLQEQARKILTETQAAQDLHHAACNFKKIPGHIYHLYQRESGQTYFSMLSPEEWGADECRHTFVGSYRLEHDQSWTAIEKLQERSDNLKWARNMLQPTGTKQRNVLSIEDFSEEAMDT; translated from the coding sequence ATGAAAAGGATGTCTTCAACTGAAGAATACCAGGAGGCAATGGCAAAAGTTACACTTGTTGAACGAAACCCATCTCCCAATGGTGCGCAGATTGTCAGCCTATACAGGAGTGGCCGCCGTGAAGCGGATGACATTGTAGAGTTGGCCAGAGAAATCCAAGCGGCGGACATCCAAGTAAACAACAATGCTTGTTCTAAACTATTGGTTATAGCAGAACAGGTCAAGTTTCTGCAAGAACAAGCGAGGAAGATTCTTACGGAAACGCAGGCAGCTCAAGATCTCCACCATGCGGCATgcaattttaagaaaattccCGGCCATATTTACCACTTGTATCAGCGAGAATCGGGTCAAACTTATTTCAGCATGTTGTCGCCGGAAGAATGGGGAGCAGATGAGTGCAGGCATACCTTTGTGGGGAGTTACCGGTTGGAGCACGATCAATCTTGGACGGCCATTGAGAAGCTTCAAGAGAGAAGTGATAACCTCAAGTGGGCTAGAAATATGTTGCAACCGACGGGGACAAAGCAAAGGAATGTTCTCTCTATTGAAGACTTTAGCGAGGAGGCAATGGACACGTGA
- the LOC131682024 gene encoding uncharacterized protein C1orf50 homolog isoform X2 — protein MYEKSLMFTFQASAMKRMSSTEEYQEAMAKVTLVERNPSPNGAQIVSLYRSGRREADDIVELAREIQAADIQVNNNACSKLLVIAEQVKFLQEQARKILTETQAAQDLHHAACNFKKIPGHIYHLYQRESGQTYFSMLSPEEWGADECRHTFVGSYRLEHDQSWTAIEKLQERSDNLKWARNMLQPTGTKQRNVLSIEDFSEEAMDT, from the exons atgtatgaaaaaagccttatgtttacattt CAAGCTAGCGCTATGAAAAGGATGTCTTCAACTGAAGAATACCAGGAGGCAATGGCAAAAGTTACACTTGTTGAACGAAACCCATCTCCCAATGGTGCGCAGATTGTCAGCCTATACAGGAGTGGCCGCCGTGAAGCGGATGACATTGTAGAGTTGGCCAGAGAAATCCAAGCGGCGGACATCCAAGTAAACAACAATGCTTGTTCTAAACTATTGGTTATAGCAGAACAGGTCAAGTTTCTGCAAGAACAAGCGAGGAAGATTCTTACGGAAACGCAGGCAGCTCAAGATCTCCACCATGCGGCATgcaattttaagaaaattccCGGCCATATTTACCACTTGTATCAGCGAGAATCGGGTCAAACTTATTTCAGCATGTTGTCGCCGGAAGAATGGGGAGCAGATGAGTGCAGGCATACCTTTGTGGGGAGTTACCGGTTGGAGCACGATCAATCTTGGACGGCCATTGAGAAGCTTCAAGAGAGAAGTGATAACCTCAAGTGGGCTAGAAATATGTTGCAACCGACGGGGACAAAGCAAAGGAATGTTCTCTCTATTGAAGACTTTAGCGAGGAGGCAATGGACACGTGA
- the LOC131682022 gene encoding protein hook isoform X1, which produces MESDKMEIYESLIRWLGVLQLIAPHGNVQQLSDGVALAQALNQIAPEIFSEGWLSKIKVEVANNWRLKVSNLKKIIDGVYVYYQDILSLNLSEELRPDAMKIAEKCDGFELGRLLQLILGCAVNCLEKQKYITQIMELEESLQQNIMAALQDIEYVWQGASPSRNSINALSLDVKTLQEDRDSLAQKCHETNKKMLILIEEKSALQQELNRMQVLIERYENPNIIGDDGASLGPIQLGSARYNDLRKLADNLRDELLQAETARDDLKMKSAMQEKEIAEQQSKIDELHSATAEIAQLKDEIDILKEANDKLKICETQLQTYKKKLEDYNDLKKQIKMLEERSAEYLKQNLGYEEEAKKYAGLKGQVELYKKEIQDLHAKLDSEMSKTLRIEFDFNQLQAKWSAVQREKENLLSERDVLRETCDELKCGHATEDPESGNTMSKELHSSDVRDRIERLEKENKALREGQGGQTALAQLLDDANQRNEKLRDQLKAANQRVLLLSHNHSGDIGVKSELDIQLKQALELNEQRSSQIDEAQSQMTQLHTKIASLEAALATKEQELQTADTRYKKCVEKAKEVIKTLDPRAVNEALLLEKPSQDSEGSSSSTAASGGDASTLTAASNSIRAPMGVQEEQLITTAFYRLGMTCQREAVDSRLALLSGPGQSFLSRQRTPAPRKPMNLTFAKK; this is translated from the exons ATGGAAAGTGACAAAATGGAAATTTACGAATCGCTGATACGCTGGCTAGGAGTACTGCAACTTATAGCTCCTCACGGAAACGTCCAGCAACTGAGTGATGGCGTAGCACTAGCGCAAGCACTGAATCAGATTGCTCCGGAAATATTTAGCGAGGGTTGGTTAAGCAAAATCAAAGTGGAAGTTGCCAACAACTGGAGGTTAAAAGTGAGCAATCTGAAGAAAATAATAGACGGTGTGTACGTGTACTATCAGGACATTTTAAGCTTGAACCTTTCGGAGGAACTTCGGCCAGATGCGATGAAAATTGCGGAAAAATGTGATGGCTTCGAATTGGGTAGACTATTGCAGCTTATTCTGGGATGTGCGGTCAACTGCTTGGAGAAACAAAAGTATATTACCCAGATAATGGAATTGGAGGAATCACTGCAACAGAACATTATGGCAGCTTTGCAGGATATTGAGTATGTTTGGCAGGGAGCGTCGCCGTCACGAAATTCCATAAATGCTCTCAGCTTGGACGTTAAGACACTTCAGGAAGATCGTGACAGTTTGGCCCAAAAGTGCCACGAGacgaacaagaaaatgttaATTTTGATCGAAGAGAAATCGGCTCTTCAGCAAGAACTCAACAGAATGCAAGTTCTGATTGAACGGTACGAAAATCCCAACATCATTGGAGATGATGGTGCCTCATTGGGGCCGATTCAGCTTGGATCGGCTCGATACAACGATCTGCGAAAGTTGGCCGATAATTTAAGGGATGAGTTGCTGCAAGCTGAGACAGCGCGGGATGATTTGAAGATGAAATCCGCGATGCAGGAGAAAGAAATTGCTGAGCAGCAATCGAAGATTGACGAGTTGCAT TCTGCCACAGCGGAGATCGCACAACTCAAAGACGAAATTGATATTCTGAAAGAGGCCAACGACAAGCTTAAAATATGCGAAACCCAGTTGCAAACATACAAGAAGAAGCTGGAAGACTACAACGATCttaaaaagcaaattaaaatgCTTGAAGAACGGAGCGCTGAGTATCTTAAACAAAATCTGGGTTACGAAGAAGAAGCTAAAAAGTATGCCGGTCTAAAAGGTCAGGTAGAACTATACAAAAAAGAAATCCAAGATTTACACGCAAAGCTAGACTCCGAGATGAGTAAGACACTTCGGATCGAATTCGACTTCAATCAGTTGCAGGCCAAGTGGTCTGCAGTGCAGCGTGAAAAAGAGAATTTACTCAGCGAGAGGGATGTCCTGCGAGAGACTTGTGATGAGCTAAAATGTGGTCATGCGACGGAGGACCCGGAGAGCGGTAATACCATGTCGAAAGAATTGCATTCCAGTGACGTTCGGGATCGAATCGAGCGGCTGGAAAAGGAAAACAAAGCTCTAAGGGAGGGACAAGGCGGACAAACGGCATTGGCA CAACTTCTGGATGACGCGAACCAGCGCAACGAGAAGTTACGCGATCAGTTGAAGGCTGCCAACCAGCGTGTTTTACTACTAAGTCATAATCACAGCGGCGATATTGGCGTCAAGAGCGAATTGGACATTCAGTTGAAACAAGCACTGGAACTTAACGAGCAACGTTCATCTCAAATAGACGAAGCACAATCGCAAATGACCCAGTTGCACACGAAAATTGCTAGTCTGGAAGCGGCTTTGGCAACGAAAGAACAGGAACTGCAGACAGCTGATACGCGCTATAAAAAATGCGTGGAAAAGGCGAAAGAGGTTATAAAGACCCTCGATCCACGAGCTGTCAATG aagCTTTACTCTTGGAAAAACCATCGCAAGACTCGGAGGGTTCGTCTTCTTCGACGGCAGCGAGCGGAGGCGATGCATCTACGCTAACGGCTGCGTCAAACTCCATCCGCGCTCCGATGGGTGTTCAGGAAGAACAACTAATTACAACCGCTTTCTATCGTCTCGGAATGACTTGTCAACGGGAAGCCGTTGATTCAAGGCTCGCACTGCTCAGTGGACCTGGTCAGAGTTTTCTTTCCCGACAACGTACGCCAGCTCCACGAAAACCGATGAATTTGACATTTGCCAAGAAATAA
- the LOC131682024 gene encoding uncharacterized protein C1orf50 homolog isoform X1 encodes MYFCCSLRKQYRRIQIFRLIRCVLKPSFACMKKALCLHFFLFISQQASAMKRMSSTEEYQEAMAKVTLVERNPSPNGAQIVSLYRSGRREADDIVELAREIQAADIQVNNNACSKLLVIAEQVKFLQEQARKILTETQAAQDLHHAACNFKKIPGHIYHLYQRESGQTYFSMLSPEEWGADECRHTFVGSYRLEHDQSWTAIEKLQERSDNLKWARNMLQPTGTKQRNVLSIEDFSEEAMDT; translated from the exons atgtatttttgctgtagtttaagaaagcaatatcgtagaatccaaatttttaggttaattcgTTGCGTtttaaagccctcattcgcatgtatgaaaaaagccttatgtttacattt ctttttgtttatttcacaGCAAGCTAGCGCTATGAAAAGGATGTCTTCAACTGAAGAATACCAGGAGGCAATGGCAAAAGTTACACTTGTTGAACGAAACCCATCTCCCAATGGTGCGCAGATTGTCAGCCTATACAGGAGTGGCCGCCGTGAAGCGGATGACATTGTAGAGTTGGCCAGAGAAATCCAAGCGGCGGACATCCAAGTAAACAACAATGCTTGTTCTAAACTATTGGTTATAGCAGAACAGGTCAAGTTTCTGCAAGAACAAGCGAGGAAGATTCTTACGGAAACGCAGGCAGCTCAAGATCTCCACCATGCGGCATgcaattttaagaaaattccCGGCCATATTTACCACTTGTATCAGCGAGAATCGGGTCAAACTTATTTCAGCATGTTGTCGCCGGAAGAATGGGGAGCAGATGAGTGCAGGCATACCTTTGTGGGGAGTTACCGGTTGGAGCACGATCAATCTTGGACGGCCATTGAGAAGCTTCAAGAGAGAAGTGATAACCTCAAGTGGGCTAGAAATATGTTGCAACCGACGGGGACAAAGCAAAGGAATGTTCTCTCTATTGAAGACTTTAGCGAGGAGGCAATGGACACGTGA
- the LOC131682021 gene encoding zinc finger protein 569-like produces the protein MDYKPNFICFDQVCRICMKTSDGLQSIFGHPQDIPEIVMLLSKVEVLESDNLPKQICPECMTYAGNVVEFKERCLQSDRTLREYISGSYEDRKQNFLKQEHGLLVEDTDSLPLGPEFIKCEIDESASDKSDEGGNDFEIVDGNDSYSEEDDAGDENYPEHEKVKIDRRIRRRRRIRKTVEDDSDDEPLIVKRIRIETHGCTTCDEKFTNKSLIKFHMKSDHADDKTAPEDKIRRCFYCPKAYSNYELLKIHLNFHPRNEWICPMCGKEMKKKGKFIDHLRMHANERHYKCDICEKDFTSHKYISNHMKMHKKKGEKEDKCKSDDSSDSEFDPAEDEKEEEDDEDFNSSDKDKSSYQPNPEAPKVCPVCGETFEKVIYVKFHLESEHIPLDESTDRVHHCATCKKNYMTFEQLTNHMKLHSEKIWSCPECKKQFRRLDKYKDHQKIHQNDRTFLCAHCGKDFPTTKYMNRHLQTHMKEKVQKPDEEFECEVCGKKMKYKSNYTNHMKTHGPEHSKQIKADPDSPPKKIYLCSICGRNCGSSSNLTVHMRRHNGQAICSCSVCGKGYPRKADLVMHMRRHTGEKPYECPTCGRGFARRDKLRIHIRTHTGEKPYACPCGRAYAQKNDLKTHQKRNTCGQNFDITKLMAPYQPSICVRPQHAPQAAPKRELPPPPVPVSASTAGPSVSQSYHNTNPTYSVAQPMTSGMVSGIDSGHSIPPSPHHDLSRMSDSVPNSPVDLMTHRHQFGAFPGHMVPGFPNPYQQPKVDMCNQ, from the exons ATGGACTATAAACCGAACTTTATATGCTTCGATCAAGTGTGTAGAATTTGTATGAAAACCAGTGATGGTTTGCAGTCAATTTTCGGTCATCCGCAAGACATTCCGGAAATTGTTATGCTGCTTTCAAAAGTTGAG GTTCTCGAAAGCGATAATTTACCGAAGCAGATATGTCCCGAGTGTATGACCTACGCTGGAAACGTAGTAGAGTTTAAGGAACGTTGCCTACAATCTGACCGAACATTGAGAGAGTACATTTCGGGTAGCTACGAAGATCGTAAGCAGAACTTTCTGAAACAGGAGCATGGACTGCTGGTGGAAGACACTGATAGTCTACCTCTGGGGCCAGAGTTTATCAAATGTGAGATCGATGAATCGGCCAGCGATAAGTCCGATGAAGGAGGTAACGATTTTGAGATTGTCGATGGAAATGACAGCTATAGTGAAGAAGATGATGCTGGCGATGAAAACTATCCTGAGCACgagaaagttaaaattgatCGTCGAATCCGAAGGCGGCGTAGGATACGGAAAACTGTGGAGGACGATTCGGATGACGAACCCTTGATCGTGAAGCGTATAAGAATAGAAACTCACGGTTGTACAACATGCGATGAAAAGTTTACAAACAAATCCCTCATCAAGTTTCACATGAAGAGTGATCATGCTGACGACAAAACCGCCCCGGAGGATAA GATAAGACGGTGTTTTTACTGTCCGAAGGCGTACTCAAACTATGAGCTTCTCAAAATTCATCTGAACTTCCATCCTCGAAATGAGTGGATCTGTCCAATGTGCGGTAAGGAGATGAAGAAGAAAGGAAAATTCATAGACCATTTGAGAATGCATGCAAATGAGAGACACTATAAGTGTGACATATGCGAAAAGGATTTTACCTCGCACAAGTACATTTCAAACCACatgaaaatgcacaaaaagaaggGTGAGAAGGAG GATAAATGCAAATCTGATGACTCGAGTGATAGCGAATTTGATCCGGCTGAAGATGAAAAGGAAGAAGAGGATGATGAAGATTTTAATTCGTCAGATAAGGATAAG AGTTCATATCAACCGAACCCCGAAGCTCCTAAGGTTTGTCCAGTGTGTGGTGAAACGTTTGAAAAGGTGATATACGTTAAATTCCATCTCGAAAGTGAGCATATTCCTCTGGATGAATCCACAGATAG AGTACATCATTGTGCGACATGCAAGAAAAATTACATGACATTCGAACAGCTGACTAATCATATGAAACTTCACTCGGAGAAAATCTGGAGCTGTCCTGAATGCAAAAAACAGTTCCGACGTTTGGACAAATATAAAGATCATCAGAAAATTCATCAGAATGATCGTACCTTCCTCTGTGCACATTGTGGTAAGGATTTCCCTACGACAAAGTACATGAACCGGCACCTACAAACACACATGAAGGAGAAGGTTCAAAAACCGGACGAG GAGTTTGAGTGTGAAGTTTGTGGTAAAAAGATGAAATACAAATCCAACTACACTAATCACATGAAAACCCACGGTCCGGAACATTCAAAGCAGATCAAGGCGGATCCAGATTCTCCGCCTAAGAAGATCTACCTTTGTAGTATATGCGGTCGGAATTGTGGTTCTTCAAGCAATCTAACAGTGCACATGCGTCGACACAACGGCCAAGCGATATGCTCCTGTTCTGTCTGTGGCAAAGGATATCCACGAAAGGCTGATCTGGTTATGCACATGAGGAGGCATACAG GTGAAAAACCATACGAATGTCCTACTTGTGGGCGTGGATTTGCTAGGAGAGATAAGCTTCGAATTCACATCCGAACTCACACCGGCGAAAAACCTTACGCGTGTCCTTGTGGGCGCGCATACGCTCAG AAAAATGATCTCAAGACACATCAGAAGCGCAACACGTGCGGTCAAAACTTTGACATCACCAAACTGATGGCGCCCTATCAGCCGTCGATTTGTGTTCGCCCTCAGCATGCTCCTCAAGCGGCCCCGAAGAGGGAGCTACCACCACCGCCAGTGCCGGTCTCCGCGAGTACAGCAGGTCCTTCAGTTTCGCAATCGTACCATAATACTAATCCCACCTATTCGGTTGCTCAACCGATGACTAGTGGAATGGTGAGTGGTATCGATAGCGGACACAGCATTCCTCCGTCTCCACATCATGATCTGAGCAGAATGTCTGACTCGGTGCCAAACAGTCCAGTGGATTTGATGACACATCGGCACCAGTTTGGAGCCTTTCCGGGTCACATGGTTCCGGGATTTCCCAATCCTTATCAGCAGCCTAAGGTAGACATGTGCAATCAGTGA